A window of Natrinema versiforme contains these coding sequences:
- a CDS encoding NAD-dependent epimerase/dehydratase family protein, whose amino-acid sequence MAISNRRVLVTGGAGFIGSHLTERLLADGASVTVVDNLSNGDADRIPDKADFLEADLTEPDALDGHLEDIDLVFHLAASKHVDTDRPHGQFDDNTRMTRTILEAMADTGVTDIAYTSSSTVYGEAPRPTPEDYAPLEPISAYGASKLADEGLLSARAHSHDLTVWNFRFANVVGPRLRGAVIPDFIEKLRDNPESLTILGDGRQEKSYLHVEDCLDAMLHVIDTADDAMNTYNLGTRTTTSVDRIATIVAEELDVDPEREYTGGERGWTGDVPKMRLSIEKLSALGWEPRLSSDEAVRRSTREIIDELQ is encoded by the coding sequence ATGGCCATCTCGAACCGACGCGTGCTCGTGACGGGTGGGGCCGGCTTCATCGGTTCGCACCTCACCGAACGCCTGCTCGCCGACGGCGCGTCCGTAACGGTCGTCGATAACCTATCGAACGGTGACGCCGACCGGATTCCGGACAAGGCCGACTTCCTGGAGGCCGATCTGACCGAGCCCGACGCGCTCGACGGCCACCTCGAGGATATCGACCTCGTCTTCCACCTCGCTGCGTCGAAACACGTCGATACGGACCGGCCCCACGGCCAGTTCGACGATAACACGCGGATGACCCGGACTATCCTCGAGGCGATGGCCGACACCGGCGTGACCGACATCGCCTACACCTCTTCCTCGACGGTCTACGGCGAGGCTCCGCGGCCGACGCCGGAAGACTACGCGCCCCTCGAGCCGATCAGCGCCTACGGCGCGAGCAAACTGGCCGACGAAGGGTTGCTCTCGGCGCGGGCCCACAGCCACGACCTCACCGTCTGGAACTTCCGCTTTGCGAACGTCGTCGGGCCGCGGCTCCGGGGCGCGGTGATCCCGGACTTCATCGAGAAGTTGCGGGACAACCCCGAGTCGCTGACCATCCTCGGCGACGGCCGACAGGAGAAGTCCTACCTCCACGTCGAGGACTGTCTCGACGCCATGCTGCACGTAATCGATACCGCCGACGACGCGATGAACACCTACAATCTCGGCACCCGCACGACGACCTCGGTCGATCGAATCGCGACCATCGTCGCCGAGGAACTGGACGTCGACCCCGAGCGGGAGTACACCGGCGGCGAGCGCGGCTGGACCGGCGACGTACCGAAGATGCGCCTCTCGATCGAGAAGCTCTCGGCGCTGGGCTGGGAGCCCCGCCTCTCGAGCGACGAGGCGGTCCGCCGGTCGACGCGCGAGATTATCGACGAACTGCAGTAA
- a CDS encoding gamma-glutamylcyclotransferase, translating to MDVFVYGTLTDPDRVRTVLETDAATAAATFVGRATLEGLHRVDGRYPTLVPGGSADGRLLAVDNVGLERLDRYEGVDSGLYVRVAVPVAGQDDDLQEAAERDRDDERCWVYLGDPDRLGVDATWPGDGPFRERVRAFVSHTDLAVRNHE from the coding sequence GTGGACGTCTTCGTCTACGGTACGCTGACCGACCCCGACCGCGTTCGGACCGTCCTCGAGACGGACGCCGCGACTGCGGCAGCCACGTTCGTCGGCCGCGCGACCCTCGAGGGGCTCCACCGGGTCGACGGCCGGTATCCGACGCTCGTACCCGGCGGCAGCGCCGACGGGCGACTGCTCGCGGTCGACAACGTGGGACTCGAGCGACTCGACCGGTACGAGGGAGTCGACAGCGGGCTCTACGTGCGAGTCGCGGTGCCAGTGGCGGGTCAGGACGACGACCTGCAGGAAGCTGCGGAGCGGGACCGGGACGACGAACGGTGCTGGGTGTACCTCGGCGATCCTGACCGACTCGGCGTCGACGCGACGTGGCCCGGCGACGGCCCGTTCCGCGAGCGGGTGCGAGCGTTCGTTTCGCACACCGATCTCGCGGTTCGGAACCACGAATGA
- a CDS encoding cytochrome d ubiquinol oxidase subunit II has translation MTEPVSATLPPVALSSPIDLPTLWVAVVFAFLGTFLFLDGFDFGAGALFATRTDEEERERILAAIGPFWDGNEVWLVVFGGGLFAAFPPLYASLFSRHYLLLFGVLGALICRGLAPEFYEQREDEAWQRWWGRAFVVGSVTAPLLLGVFVGNWLLGTTVTEAPATVLVGLAVVALTVVTGGAFVALKTDGSLAADARTWGLRALAAYLLSLVAVFLALVARPAVRPALLEPVPLALVAVSSAVGGGYALAIRRERDRLAFFAAGGLTYALVALVAVLLFPTLDPATGLTVTEAAISSPAIGLLTLSAALLVPLVCVYFAVLYSTFAGPVEAEGY, from the coding sequence ATGACTGAGCCCGTCAGCGCGACGCTCCCGCCGGTCGCGCTCTCGAGCCCGATCGACTTGCCGACGCTGTGGGTCGCCGTCGTCTTCGCGTTCCTCGGTACGTTCCTCTTCCTCGACGGCTTCGACTTCGGGGCCGGAGCGCTGTTCGCGACCCGAACCGACGAGGAAGAGCGCGAGCGCATCCTCGCGGCGATCGGCCCCTTCTGGGACGGCAACGAGGTCTGGCTGGTGGTCTTCGGCGGCGGCCTGTTCGCGGCGTTTCCGCCGCTCTATGCCTCTCTCTTCAGCCGCCACTACCTGCTGCTCTTCGGCGTGCTCGGGGCGCTCATCTGTCGCGGCCTCGCACCCGAGTTCTACGAGCAACGCGAGGACGAGGCGTGGCAGCGCTGGTGGGGCCGCGCGTTCGTCGTCGGCAGCGTCACAGCGCCGCTGTTGCTCGGCGTCTTCGTCGGCAACTGGCTGCTCGGAACGACCGTCACCGAGGCCCCCGCGACCGTGCTCGTCGGCCTCGCCGTCGTCGCGCTCACCGTCGTCACCGGCGGTGCCTTCGTCGCCCTGAAGACCGACGGCTCGCTCGCGGCCGACGCCCGGACGTGGGGGCTGCGCGCGCTCGCCGCCTATCTCCTCTCGCTCGTCGCGGTCTTCCTCGCACTGGTCGCTCGGCCTGCCGTTCGACCCGCCCTGCTCGAGCCCGTTCCGTTGGCGCTCGTCGCCGTCTCGAGCGCGGTAGGCGGCGGTTACGCCCTCGCGATCCGGCGCGAGCGCGACCGCCTCGCGTTTTTCGCGGCCGGCGGACTGACCTACGCGCTGGTCGCGCTCGTCGCGGTGTTGCTGTTTCCGACGCTCGACCCCGCGACCGGGCTTACCGTCACCGAGGCCGCGATCTCGTCGCCCGCGATCGGTCTACTGACGCTGTCCGCGGCCCTCCTCGTGCCGCTGGTCTGTGTCTACTTCGCGGTCCTCTACTCGACGTTTGCTGGACCGGTCGAGGCCGAAGGGTACTGA
- the minD gene encoding cell division ATPase MinD, producing the protein MSHETVYAIASGKGGVGKTTTTVNLGTALAEAGERVAIVDADLGMANLAGFVSLTPDSTTLYDVLAGDASIDDATYRLADNIVAVPSGTSLDEYAETSPEGLREVVDELRSQFDYVFLDVGAGISHETVLPLGLADAVLLVSTPEPAAVHDSTKTLELTDRSGGTVAGLVLTRTRPDGDISHEEIADRLEVPLLGTIPEDPAARDSVYAGTPLVVFEPDGPASAAYRRLAADLTGVDVPVPTGGDETGADDDSTPADSAPEQAGATAESTAADSETDDDTDGRQAAHDDVSSAITEAESDR; encoded by the coding sequence ATGTCTCACGAGACGGTCTACGCCATCGCGAGCGGGAAAGGCGGCGTCGGGAAGACGACGACGACGGTAAACCTCGGCACGGCCCTCGCAGAGGCCGGCGAGCGCGTCGCGATCGTCGACGCCGACCTCGGCATGGCGAACCTCGCCGGGTTCGTCAGCCTCACCCCCGACTCGACCACCCTATACGACGTGTTAGCCGGAGATGCATCGATCGACGACGCCACCTATCGACTGGCGGACAATATCGTCGCCGTGCCGAGCGGCACCAGCCTCGACGAGTACGCCGAAACATCCCCCGAGGGACTGCGCGAGGTCGTCGATGAACTGCGGTCCCAGTTCGACTACGTCTTTCTCGACGTCGGGGCCGGTATCAGCCACGAAACCGTCCTCCCGCTGGGACTCGCCGACGCCGTCCTCCTCGTCTCGACGCCCGAACCCGCCGCCGTCCACGACTCGACGAAGACCCTCGAGTTGACCGATCGGTCCGGCGGAACCGTCGCCGGGCTCGTCCTCACCCGGACCCGCCCGGACGGCGATATCTCCCACGAGGAGATCGCCGACCGCCTCGAGGTGCCTCTGCTCGGCACGATTCCCGAGGACCCTGCGGCCCGCGACAGCGTCTACGCGGGGACGCCGCTGGTCGTCTTCGAACCCGACGGACCCGCGTCGGCAGCCTACCGCCGGCTCGCAGCGGACCTGACTGGCGTCGACGTTCCGGTCCCGACTGGGGGCGACGAGACCGGTGCGGACGACGACTCCACCCCCGCTGACTCTGCGCCGGAGCAGGCGGGCGCTACCGCCGAGTCGACCGCGGCCGACTCGGAGACCGATGACGATACCGACGGTCGGCAAGCGGCACACGACGACGTCTCGAGTGCGATCACGGAAGCCGAGTCCGATCGCTGA
- the prf1 gene encoding peptide chain release factor aRF-1: protein MSQEGEQEQSDRKKYEFRKVIEDLKDYDGSGTQLVTIYIPDDRQISDVVQHVTQEHSEAANIKSKQTRTAVQDALTSIKDRLRYYDTYPPDNGIVLFSGAVDSGGGRTDMVTKVLESPPQPIESFRYHCDSDFLTEPLEEMLADKGLYGLIVLDRREANVGWLKGKRIEPVKSASSLVPGKQRKGGQSAQRFARLRLEAIDNFYQEVAGMANDLFVPRRHELDGILVGGPSPTKDEFLDGDYLHHELQDTVLGKFDVAYTDESGLKDLVDNAEDALADAEVMKDKKVMEEFFEELNAGDLATYGFEPTRRNLMMGSVDRLLISEDLRKDVITYDCPDCDTTEREVVDRRKSTPTHTCTECGTEVEAADEDREDAIDHLIEIAEQRGTETKFISTDFEKGEQLLNAFGGFAGLLRYSTGV, encoded by the coding sequence ATGAGCCAGGAGGGCGAGCAGGAGCAATCCGACCGGAAAAAGTACGAGTTCCGGAAGGTCATCGAGGATCTCAAGGACTACGACGGCTCCGGAACGCAGCTCGTGACGATCTACATTCCAGACGATAGACAGATCAGTGACGTCGTCCAACACGTCACGCAGGAACACAGCGAAGCGGCCAACATCAAGTCGAAACAGACACGAACGGCCGTCCAGGACGCGCTGACGAGTATCAAAGACCGACTGCGGTACTACGACACCTACCCGCCGGACAACGGCATCGTCCTGTTTTCGGGTGCCGTCGACTCCGGCGGCGGCCGTACCGACATGGTCACGAAAGTCCTCGAGAGTCCGCCCCAGCCCATCGAGTCGTTCCGCTATCACTGCGACTCGGACTTCCTGACCGAGCCCTTAGAGGAGATGCTCGCCGACAAGGGCCTCTACGGCCTGATCGTCCTCGACCGGCGCGAGGCGAACGTCGGCTGGCTGAAGGGCAAGCGCATCGAACCGGTCAAGTCCGCCTCCTCGCTCGTCCCCGGCAAGCAGCGAAAGGGCGGCCAGTCCGCCCAGCGATTCGCCCGCCTGCGCCTCGAGGCCATCGACAACTTCTATCAGGAGGTCGCGGGGATGGCGAACGACCTGTTCGTCCCCCGTCGCCACGAACTCGACGGCATTCTCGTCGGCGGTCCCTCGCCGACCAAAGACGAGTTCCTCGACGGCGACTACCTCCACCACGAACTGCAGGACACCGTACTGGGCAAGTTCGACGTGGCCTACACCGACGAGTCCGGCCTGAAAGACCTCGTCGACAACGCCGAAGACGCGCTCGCCGACGCCGAGGTGATGAAGGACAAGAAGGTGATGGAGGAGTTCTTCGAGGAACTCAACGCCGGCGATCTGGCGACCTACGGGTTCGAGCCGACCCGCCGGAACCTCATGATGGGGTCGGTCGACCGACTGCTCATCAGCGAGGACCTTCGAAAGGACGTGATCACCTACGACTGTCCCGACTGTGACACCACCGAGCGCGAGGTCGTCGACCGCCGGAAGTCGACGCCGACTCACACCTGCACCGAGTGTGGCACCGAGGTCGAGGCAGCAGACGAGGACCGCGAGGACGCCATCGATCACCTCATCGAGATCGCCGAACAACGCGGCACCGAGACCAAGTTCATCTCGACGGACTTCGAGAAGGGCGAACAGTTGCTGAACGCCTTCGGCGGCTTCGCCGGCCTCCTTCGCTACTCCACCGGCGTCTAA
- a CDS encoding cytochrome ubiquinol oxidase subunit I: protein MVDPALASRLQFALTTIVHIIFPVMSMGLAPFLVYFTWKSIRSSDPLWERQRRFWTRLFAISFVVGTVTGLVLEFEFGTNFAAFSTFAGELFGGPLAVEGMMAFFLEATFLGVFVFGREKVGDALYMFSAIAVGLGTWLSAVWILIANSWMQTPRGYELAQRNGQPVVTLVDPVAAYLNPRFPWLFVHMQSAAVLSVALFMAGVAAYFVYRSSDGGTESGETADSGDERADSSDDPSAVETTAGSDDARFWRTTLKIALVVLLVTAPFQVVHGDSYARHVAETQPQKFAAMEAQYETEAPAALHLLAIPTDPSAFTDPRAENLWTVDIPAMASVLASGGDPSYEVTGLDEFEGSPPVAIVFWSFRAMVLLGFWFVGLALWSGYRWRRGDLFDDQRLHLALMGSAPLGFIAVETGWIVTEVGRQPWVVQGLLRTEDGVSPGLTGTEATLTLAGFALVYTALLVGYGYVVRRLVLAGPPEVESATGSTAERKPNPEPTADSSPDDGTASTPEVSTDD, encoded by the coding sequence ATGGTCGATCCAGCCCTCGCCAGTCGACTCCAGTTCGCGCTCACGACCATCGTTCACATTATCTTCCCCGTGATGAGCATGGGCCTCGCGCCCTTTCTCGTCTACTTCACGTGGAAGTCCATCCGTTCGTCCGACCCACTCTGGGAGCGCCAGCGACGCTTCTGGACCCGGCTCTTCGCGATCAGCTTCGTCGTCGGCACCGTGACGGGCCTCGTCCTCGAGTTCGAGTTCGGGACGAACTTCGCGGCGTTTTCGACGTTCGCCGGCGAACTGTTCGGCGGTCCGCTGGCCGTCGAGGGGATGATGGCCTTCTTCCTCGAGGCCACGTTCCTCGGCGTCTTCGTCTTCGGCCGCGAGAAGGTCGGCGACGCGCTCTACATGTTCTCGGCGATCGCCGTCGGTCTCGGAACGTGGCTTTCGGCGGTCTGGATTCTCATCGCAAACTCGTGGATGCAGACACCGCGTGGCTACGAACTCGCCCAGCGGAACGGGCAACCGGTCGTGACGCTCGTCGACCCCGTCGCGGCCTACCTCAACCCCCGATTCCCGTGGCTGTTCGTCCACATGCAGTCCGCCGCCGTTCTCTCGGTCGCGCTCTTCATGGCCGGCGTCGCGGCGTACTTCGTCTATCGCTCGAGCGACGGTGGCACCGAGAGCGGCGAGACGGCGGATTCGGGCGACGAGAGAGCGGACTCGAGCGACGATCCCAGCGCCGTCGAGACGACTGCTGGATCCGACGACGCCCGCTTCTGGCGAACGACGCTGAAGATCGCACTGGTCGTCCTCCTCGTGACCGCGCCGTTTCAGGTCGTCCACGGCGACTCCTACGCGCGCCACGTCGCCGAGACCCAGCCCCAGAAGTTCGCCGCCATGGAGGCCCAGTACGAAACCGAAGCGCCGGCCGCGCTTCACCTGCTCGCGATTCCGACCGATCCGAGCGCCTTCACCGACCCCCGCGCGGAGAACCTCTGGACGGTCGATATTCCGGCGATGGCGTCCGTGTTGGCCAGCGGGGGCGATCCGTCCTACGAGGTGACCGGCCTCGACGAGTTCGAGGGCTCGCCGCCGGTCGCGATCGTCTTCTGGTCGTTCCGCGCCATGGTCTTGCTCGGCTTCTGGTTCGTCGGACTGGCGCTGTGGAGCGGCTACCGCTGGCGGCGTGGCGACCTGTTCGACGATCAGCGGCTCCACCTCGCCTTGATGGGCTCCGCCCCGCTCGGTTTCATCGCCGTCGAGACCGGGTGGATCGTCACCGAGGTCGGTCGCCAACCGTGGGTCGTCCAAGGCTTGCTCCGGACCGAAGACGGCGTCTCACCCGGACTCACCGGCACCGAAGCGACGCTGACGCTCGCCGGCTTCGCACTCGTCTACACCGCCCTGCTCGTCGGCTACGGCTACGTCGTCCGGCGGCTCGTTCTGGCCGGGCCGCCCGAAGTCGAATCAGCCACCGGGTCGACGGCGGAGCGGAAACCGAACCCGGAGCCGACAGCGGACTCGAGCCCAGACGACGGGACGGCGTCGACCCCGGAGGTGTCGACTGATGACTGA
- a CDS encoding Rid family detoxifying hydrolase, with protein MKRIIETDDAPAAVGAYSQAAGNDSLLFTAGQIPMTADGDLLDDEPIANQTEQALYNLDAVLDEAGASSEDILKVTVFLDDIDDFEAMNEAYADYFDDQPPARSAVEVSALPKGVGVEIEAIASLEDEA; from the coding sequence ATGAAACGAATCATCGAAACCGACGACGCGCCCGCTGCGGTCGGCGCGTACAGTCAGGCGGCCGGGAACGACTCGCTGCTGTTCACCGCCGGGCAGATCCCCATGACCGCCGACGGCGACCTACTCGACGACGAGCCCATCGCAAACCAGACCGAGCAGGCACTGTACAACCTCGACGCCGTCCTCGACGAGGCCGGCGCGAGTTCCGAAGACATCCTCAAGGTGACCGTCTTCCTCGACGATATCGACGACTTCGAGGCGATGAACGAGGCCTACGCCGACTACTTCGACGACCAGCCGCCGGCCCGCAGCGCCGTCGAGGTGTCCGCGCTGCCCAAGGGCGTCGGCGTCGAAATCGAAGCGATCGCGTCCCTCGAGGACGAGGCATAG
- the citZ gene encoding citrate synthase codes for MSDDLKKGLEGVLVAESELSSIDGDAGRLIYRGYTIEDLARGASYEEVLYLLWNGHLPTEDELEPFADALMDEREVDDDVLETMEKLAAADERPMAALRTAVSMFSAYEPEADADPEDLDATLRKGRRITAKIPTALAAFERYRLGEEPVDPHPDLGLAANFLYMLTGEEPDDIAAETFDQALILHADHGLNASTFTSMVIGSTMADIYSAVTGGISALSGPLHGGANQDVMEVLIEIDESDLDHREWVEQATAEGRRIPGFGHRVYNVKDPRAKILQERSKELAENGEGKWYNYTTTIEQFLTEEKGLVEKGIAPNVDFYSGSVYYQLGIPIDMYTPIFAMSRAGGWIAHVLEYQDDNRLIRPRARYTGPQDQAFVPLEER; via the coding sequence ATGTCTGACGACCTCAAGAAAGGGCTCGAGGGTGTGTTGGTTGCCGAATCGGAGCTCAGTTCGATCGACGGTGATGCCGGTCGGCTGATCTATCGCGGCTACACGATCGAGGACCTGGCTCGCGGCGCGAGCTACGAGGAAGTCCTCTACCTGCTCTGGAACGGCCACCTCCCGACCGAAGACGAACTCGAGCCGTTCGCGGACGCCCTGATGGACGAACGCGAGGTCGACGACGATGTCCTCGAGACGATGGAGAAACTCGCCGCGGCCGACGAACGGCCGATGGCCGCGCTCCGGACTGCAGTCTCGATGTTCTCCGCCTACGAACCCGAAGCCGACGCCGATCCCGAGGACCTCGACGCGACGCTGCGGAAGGGCCGTCGGATCACGGCCAAGATCCCGACCGCGCTCGCGGCCTTCGAGCGCTACCGCCTCGGTGAGGAGCCCGTCGACCCCCACCCGGATCTGGGTCTCGCCGCGAATTTCCTCTACATGCTGACCGGCGAGGAGCCGGACGACATCGCCGCCGAGACGTTCGATCAGGCGCTCATCCTGCACGCGGACCACGGCCTGAACGCCTCGACGTTTACCTCGATGGTCATCGGCTCGACGATGGCCGACATCTACAGCGCCGTGACCGGCGGCATCAGCGCCCTCTCGGGGCCGCTCCACGGCGGCGCGAATCAGGACGTCATGGAGGTCTTAATCGAGATCGACGAGAGCGACCTCGACCACCGCGAGTGGGTCGAACAAGCAACCGCCGAGGGCCGTCGTATCCCCGGCTTCGGCCACCGTGTCTACAACGTCAAAGACCCCCGCGCGAAGATCCTGCAGGAACGCAGCAAGGAACTCGCGGAAAACGGCGAGGGCAAGTGGTACAACTACACCACCACCATCGAGCAGTTCCTCACCGAGGAGAAGGGCCTCGTCGAGAAGGGAATCGCCCCGAACGTCGACTTCTACTCCGGCTCGGTCTACTACCAGCTCGGCATCCCGATCGACATGTACACGCCCATCTTCGCCATGAGCCGCGCCGGCGGCTGGATCGCCCACGTCCTCGAGTATCAGGATGACAACCGCCTCATCCGCCCGCGCGCCCGCTACACCGGCCCGCAGGATCAGGCGTTTGTTCCGCTCGAAGAGCGGTAA
- a CDS encoding SOS response-associated peptidase: protein MCGRYTLVVEQADLESRFDARFRESEFAPRYNMAPGQELPVITNEESETFQRLEWGLVPSWADDDSGGLINARAESVDEKPSFEAAYERRRCLVPGDGFYEWVETDEGKQPYRVGFEDDRVFGMAGLWERWEPETTQTGLDAFGGGVDDDAESGPLETFTIITTEPNDLVSELHHRMAVILEPDAERRWLSGDAGREVLEPHSADGMEAYPVSTAVNDPGTDEPSLVEPL from the coding sequence ATGTGCGGTCGCTACACGCTCGTCGTCGAGCAAGCGGACCTCGAGTCGCGGTTCGACGCCCGGTTTCGTGAGAGCGAGTTCGCTCCTCGCTACAACATGGCTCCCGGACAGGAGCTTCCGGTGATCACGAACGAGGAGTCGGAGACGTTCCAGCGCCTCGAGTGGGGGTTGGTGCCGTCGTGGGCCGACGACGACAGCGGCGGGCTAATCAACGCGCGGGCGGAATCCGTCGATGAGAAGCCGAGTTTCGAGGCGGCCTACGAGCGACGGCGGTGTCTCGTTCCCGGGGACGGGTTCTACGAGTGGGTCGAGACGGACGAGGGAAAACAGCCCTACCGAGTCGGATTCGAGGATGATCGAGTGTTCGGGATGGCGGGGCTGTGGGAGCGCTGGGAGCCGGAGACGACCCAGACGGGCCTCGACGCGTTCGGCGGCGGCGTCGACGACGACGCAGAGAGCGGGCCGCTCGAGACGTTTACGATCATCACGACCGAGCCGAACGACCTCGTCTCGGAGCTGCACCACCGGATGGCGGTGATCCTCGAGCCTGACGCCGAACGGCGCTGGCTCTCCGGCGACGCCGGCCGCGAGGTGCTCGAGCCACACTCGGCCGACGGAATGGAAGCGTATCCGGTCTCGACGGCGGTGAACGATCCCGGGACGGACGAGCCGTCGCTGGTCGAGCCGCTTTAG
- the ilvA gene encoding threonine ammonia-lyase has translation MLELDDILEARERVRATARHTPLEHSHTYSAMTGADVRLKLETFQRTGAFKIRGATNRIATLSEAQKDAGVVTASAGNHAQGVALAATRSGVDSKIVMPEHAPISKVKATKSYGAEVVLSGRDYNEAAERAHEIEREEDRTYVHAFDDEYIMAGQGTIGLEILEDCPEVETVVVPIGGGGLISGIATAIKEQKPDTRVIGVQADGASSAAKSLEKGERISLDGVDTIADGIATRSVGEQTFPYIQEYVDEVVTVSDPEIAVALVYLLERSKTLVEGAGAVPLAAVLFEKFDYAEDEVIVPALCGGNIDLNTLTNVIVRGLVETGRYLKIRTVLKDRPGALEDLLDIFTEHRANIYAIHHDRTSRDVEMSDTEVEIELEMRGPDHVDAFLSALRDAGYEVDVLA, from the coding sequence ATGCTGGAACTCGACGATATTCTCGAGGCGCGCGAGCGAGTCCGAGCGACGGCTCGGCACACGCCGCTCGAGCACTCCCACACCTATTCGGCGATGACCGGGGCCGACGTCCGCCTGAAACTGGAGACCTTCCAGCGGACGGGCGCGTTCAAGATCCGCGGGGCGACGAACCGGATCGCGACCCTCTCCGAGGCCCAGAAGGACGCCGGCGTCGTCACCGCGAGCGCGGGCAACCACGCACAGGGGGTCGCGCTCGCGGCCACGCGGTCGGGCGTCGACTCGAAGATCGTCATGCCCGAGCACGCGCCGATTTCGAAGGTCAAGGCGACGAAGAGCTACGGTGCGGAGGTCGTCCTCTCCGGCCGGGACTACAACGAGGCCGCCGAGCGCGCCCACGAGATCGAACGCGAGGAGGACCGCACCTACGTCCACGCTTTCGACGACGAGTACATCATGGCCGGGCAGGGAACGATCGGCCTCGAGATACTCGAGGACTGCCCCGAGGTCGAGACCGTCGTCGTCCCGATCGGCGGCGGCGGGCTCATCAGCGGCATCGCGACCGCGATCAAGGAGCAAAAACCCGACACGCGGGTGATCGGCGTCCAGGCCGACGGTGCCTCGAGCGCCGCGAAATCCCTCGAGAAAGGCGAGCGAATTTCGCTCGACGGCGTCGACACCATCGCGGACGGCATCGCCACCCGCAGCGTCGGCGAGCAGACCTTCCCCTACATTCAGGAGTACGTCGACGAGGTCGTCACCGTCTCCGATCCCGAGATCGCCGTCGCGTTGGTCTACCTGCTCGAGCGCTCGAAGACCCTCGTGGAGGGCGCGGGCGCGGTTCCCCTCGCCGCGGTCCTTTTCGAGAAATTCGACTATGCCGAGGACGAAGTCATCGTCCCCGCGCTCTGTGGCGGGAACATCGACCTCAACACGCTCACTAACGTCATCGTCCGCGGCCTCGTCGAGACCGGTCGCTACCTGAAGATCAGAACCGTCCTGAAAGACAGGCCCGGCGCGCTCGAGGACCTGCTGGATATCTTCACTGAACACCGGGCGAACATCTACGCCATCCACCACGACCGGACCTCCCGCGACGTCGAGATGAGCGATACGGAGGTCGAGATCGAACTCGAGATGCGCGGCCCCGACCACGTCGACGCCTTCCTCTCGGCGCTCCGGGACGCGGGGTACGAAGTCGACGTGCTCGCCTGA